The genomic DNA GTTGGATTGTTAAAATTGGAGTTGCCATTCAATTGTATTCGATAATTTTATTACAGTTTTGGATCATCAACCGCTTCGGTCTTCATTTCATTGACTTGCAAAATGATCTCCGGCTGACCGGCAACGACAATCTTCAATTCCTGAGGAACTGCGTACGGCCCCCCCGTTTTCCAACCTGGAATGCGAACTCCGCATTCCGGGCGATCTTCTGAAAACTTAGTATCCCAGCCAACCAGTTGCTTTGCCGTCCGATCAAAATACCAGCGAATCTGTCGATCTTCATGCAATGTCGAAAGCACATCGACTTTCGCACCCACACCATCGAGAGGTTCGCTGCCAATATAGAGAATTTCTGAAAAGTTCTCAGGTCCGCTAATCAATAGTTGCTGCAATTCCCGCAGCGACATCAACATTCCTGAAGAATAAGGACCAGCCGTGAACGTTTCTGGACGCCCCGAATCCAACAGAAAAACCTGACCTTCCGCAGGGACTTCGAACAGACTGGCAAAATCTGCGAGGACTAGTCGGTATGCCCCTCCGTCTTTCACGTTGCCACTCAAGGTCCATTTCTGACTCGACTGACCATAATTTCCCAGACTTTTCAATGTCGCCAGCAACTCTTCCTGCTTGATTCGATTGAAATAATAATTCGCGAATCCGATTCTGCTTTCGAATAAATGAGCATATTCCTCTGGGATCTCCGGTGCTTTCTGATGCGGGAGCATTGGTATCGGGGGAACATTCTTCGGCTTTTCTTCAGGCTCTTCGGCTGGTGCAGGGGCTGAGGCGAATTCGATCAACTCTCCGATGGAATGCAATGCTTCCAAGCGAGGATAGATCTCATAACGTTCTCCATCACGACGATATACCAGAGGAATCTTCCAGCCTTTAGGATAAATCCCCAGCACATTTTTGAATTGATTCACGCTCCCAATCGGCCGACCACCGAAGGAAACGATCTCGTCGCCCGCTCGCAATCCATGAAAGAAGGCACTGCAGGTTGGTAAAACAGTAGCAACAATCACATTCGAAAATTCATCGGTGCGGACCGTTGCTCCCAAAGTCGCGTGATCGACCACGCGTCCACTTTGAAGATGATCACTGAAGTTTTTGATCTGATTAATCGAAATCGCATAGCCAGCTCCGGCATTCACACGACCTCGCTTTTCAACGGAAATTCTCCCGTTAATGCCAATCACTTCTCCCTGTTCATTAAACAGCGGTCCACCAGAATTTCCTGGATTAATCGACGTATCGACCTGAATGCAATCGGTATATTCCAGAAACGTACCTGCTGGATACTGATAACGCTGCACGCCACTCACCATACCGAATGTTAATGTGGGCACAAAATCATCAGCCAGTAGAAATGGATTTCCCATCGCAAAAGCCCAGTCGCCAACTTTGACGGTATCGCTGTCTCCAAGTGGAGCGAAAGGAAAATCGTCGCGTCCCAGTAGTCGAATAATGGCGACATCACCCGTTGGATCGATCCCGATCAGCACGGCATCGTAAACAATACCGTCACTCAACCCACACTTCAAAAAGGGACCTGCTCCCTCCACAACGTGGAAGTTTGTCAGTGTCAGGCCATCGGGTGATATGAGAACGCCGGATCCACCCCCACGTCCATCGGGAGGAAAGATCGCAACAACAGCCGGAGTCACCTTATCGATAACTGCGATTCGCTCCTGCTCTGCGTCCAGAACGTCTTTGGGCAATTCAATTTGAGCAAAAACGTTCTGAGAAAAACTCACAGCACAGAGCACTGCGCAGCAAAACATAACAGCTCTCACTGGACGAAAGCTGTTTTGAGTCTGATTTGAGTCAGGCAAACTATTTAATGAGTCGTGCATCTGCAATATCCAAGTGATCGCCAATATCGAGTCCTTTTCCAAAGTCGACAGTTATCTTTAAAAAACGTTTTCCAGTCAGCGATAAATCGAGCGGAATCGCGGAGTCCCGAGCCGAAATGTTCTGCGTGAAAAGCACTTCATCATCAGCCGAAATGACAACATCCACATTCCCGTGACCTGCCATTGCAACAGCAGCATCGATTCCGAGTGTTGCCTGGAGCCGAGAAAACTCGCCCGCGAGTCGGTAAGTTAATGTCGTCTTTGAATGAACCCATAGTCCTTTCGAATACTTCTTTTTGCCAATTTGCAATGGGGAACCATCGACAGTTCGGTCGCGTTGGAATTCCCAGACCGTATCGAAAAACGGAGTGTACTCAGTTCCTTCAGGTGCCATATCTGACAGATAAACAATCCGACCCAAACTGAAATCGAGTTGAGCAATTGATTCCAGTGGCAAGACGACCTGTTCGCCGGGGCCCGTTCTCACCATCATTTGCCCTTCAGAAACGGACACCTGGTTGACGAATAACGATTCGCCAGAGGTTGTTTTCAGAGAACAGGTCGCAGTCTGATTCGGCATCATGTCTGCCGGATGAATAATACCAAAGACTTTGGCCAGCCGGACTGGGATTTCATTTCCATCATAGAGGAATTGAACTTTTTCCGTGTCATATTGTGTGACAACACCCGCTAGAAAATCAAGGACTTCGCCTTTTTGAATGACGAGACGATCGTCCGAGTAAGGCTTTTGAATGAGGGTGTTCCATTGTTCCCGGGTGGTTGCATTCAAGGTCTTAAAACGTAACGATTTGACATTCTTCAACGGAACGGTCATCGCACCAAGTGAGGCCGATTCGAAAGTCACATTCAAACCATCAGTGATTGCATTTCGACCAATCAGATGCGATCCGTCTATAAGAAGCAGGTTCTGAATCCCCGCTTCTTCGGTCGTATTGACAGGTTTGTGATCTTGCCAGGTGATATTCATCACCCGGTCCAATGCCACAACCTTAACCGCATCCCCGGCATTGAGAACCAATTGTTTGGCATCAAGGGAAACCAGTTCGCCAACCACAGTCTGTCCATCCAGACTGGTCACTTCAACTTGAGCCAAAGTGACTGAACGTGTCAGTCCCAACATCACGAATGTGACCAGGACAGTCCGCAAAAGGAATTCAATACCCGTTCCTGGAATGGAATTAATGAATGAAAATGATTTCAAAAGTGACTCCTGTCTCATAAAGGATTCGAGTGCGTCCTGCATCCCGATCAGGGAGTTTGCTGTCCACGTTGAGCGGCTTTACGATTATAGGCTTCAATCGCTCGCTGGTAATGGGGTGGGAAGAGTGTTCCGAGAATTTGCTTCGCTTTAGCCTGATCCTTCGGAGGCAAATTTCCCCAGCCATCCTGAGTACCAAGCTCTTTCTCGTCGACTTCACCGGGAGCTGTCGAGCCTTTGACAGAACTGTCCTGAGCCGGGGCATTGGGATTGTTTTGCGATCCACTTCCCGCTCCTCCGCCACCGCCTGCCTGCTGTTCCAGTTTGGCAATCAGTTCATCCAACGATTCGATAATTTCCTGTTCGACTTTCTGGACTTTCTGTCCGCTGCGACCAATTTCGAGTCTTCGTTCCACATCCCGCATCTTCCGAGAGATTTCTCCCAGGCTTTTTTCTTCCCAGCGGGAAACATCCTGCTCCATCAATTCGCCTAACATTCGATAGCGGTTAGGAATCGATTCACATTTTGTTAGCAGTGTCGTCAGCGATTCTCGTGCGTCTTCAATCATCAATAACTGATGAGCACTGACAGCTTGATTAAAATAGAAGACCGCCGGTTCTGCGATTAATTGATTGTCGATCGCGGATAACTGCTCCATTGCCTCTTCGAGCATGTTTCGTTGAATCAATTGAGTCACAAACCACAGTCGAAAATTCGCGGATAGCCAGGGTTCCTGAACATTTAAGTCTTCGGCATCAATCAAAACCAGCAATTGAGCAGGAGAACTTGAGCGAACTTTAGCGATGAATTCCTGAGTTTGCGAATTGGAGATTCCCAATGCATTGACAATCAACTCAGTCGAGGGGAGGGCAGGGTGTTCGACGGCAAATTCAACCCAAGCTTCCAGTTTATCGGGAGCCTGCTCTTTAACCAAGACATCACAACGATTGATGACCTCATCACGATTGAGGGGTTTGTACTTCGAGGTTGTCTCAGCGGTATTCTCCTGAGCGATGGTAATTGCCGTCGCAAATAACAGGATGCAAATCATTGAGACTTGTATCAGTCTTAAATATTTCATGAAACTGCTTTCGTTCAAATGATGAACTCGTGCCTGATTTGTTTACTCATTCTTGCCCGTCGATAAGTCGTAAGTAGCTCGTTGAATGCGTGCTTGTCGGATCGAGAGTTCGTCGAGTAATTCCAATAGTTCAGCGTCAGCAGCCTGCTCGCCATCGATTTGTCGTCCGTATTGTTTGGTGCGTCTATTGACTCGATATTGCAGGGAACGCAACAGTTTGAGCTCTGCAATTAAATCGACCAGAGCCGGATCGGGCTGTTCGCCCTGTTTTTGCTCACCCTGCTTCTTTTTCTTCTCATCAAGTTTTTCCAACTCTTTTCGGAGAGCTTCCACCATTTCCTCAAGTGCTTCAATAATGTCGTCTTCAATCGCGATCGTCAGTTCATCGACTTTAAATTCATTGAGCCGTTCGGAGACAACCCGCATGTCTTCCCTCAATTGCAGAACCGCTTCCGGGAATGCAACGGAAGTTCCTTCTTCCCGTAAAATGATTAATGCCTTATCTGCCTCAACGACAATATCCTGCTCGTCGCGGGCTAATTGAATGGAACGTGCCCGGTGCCGGGGAAGTCGTTTGTCTTCTTCGATTTCTTCAATCTGACCACTCGCTTTTCGAATCGTCAATTGCATCTGCAGCATTTTACGGAAGC from Rubinisphaera italica includes the following:
- a CDS encoding S1C family serine protease, producing MSFSQNVFAQIELPKDVLDAEQERIAVIDKVTPAVVAIFPPDGRGGGSGVLISPDGLTLTNFHVVEGAGPFLKCGLSDGIVYDAVLIGIDPTGDVAIIRLLGRDDFPFAPLGDSDTVKVGDWAFAMGNPFLLADDFVPTLTFGMVSGVQRYQYPAGTFLEYTDCIQVDTSINPGNSGGPLFNEQGEVIGINGRISVEKRGRVNAGAGYAISINQIKNFSDHLQSGRVVDHATLGATVRTDEFSNVIVATVLPTCSAFFHGLRAGDEIVSFGGRPIGSVNQFKNVLGIYPKGWKIPLVYRRDGERYEIYPRLEALHSIGELIEFASAPAPAEEPEEKPKNVPPIPMLPHQKAPEIPEEYAHLFESRIGFANYYFNRIKQEELLATLKSLGNYGQSSQKWTLSGNVKDGGAYRLVLADFASLFEVPAEGQVFLLDSGRPETFTAGPYSSGMLMSLRELQQLLISGPENFSEILYIGSEPLDGVGAKVDVLSTLHEDRQIRWYFDRTAKQLVGWDTKFSEDRPECGVRIPGWKTGGPYAVPQELKIVVAGQPEIILQVNEMKTEAVDDPKL
- a CDS encoding NPCBM/NEW2 domain-containing protein: MKSFSFINSIPGTGIEFLLRTVLVTFVMLGLTRSVTLAQVEVTSLDGQTVVGELVSLDAKQLVLNAGDAVKVVALDRVMNITWQDHKPVNTTEEAGIQNLLLIDGSHLIGRNAITDGLNVTFESASLGAMTVPLKNVKSLRFKTLNATTREQWNTLIQKPYSDDRLVIQKGEVLDFLAGVVTQYDTEKVQFLYDGNEIPVRLAKVFGIIHPADMMPNQTATCSLKTTSGESLFVNQVSVSEGQMMVRTGPGEQVVLPLESIAQLDFSLGRIVYLSDMAPEGTEYTPFFDTVWEFQRDRTVDGSPLQIGKKKYSKGLWVHSKTTLTYRLAGEFSRLQATLGIDAAVAMAGHGNVDVVISADDEVLFTQNISARDSAIPLDLSLTGKRFLKITVDFGKGLDIGDHLDIADARLIK